TAGCAGAAAGAAGAGAAGAAGCCAGAAAGGAGGCCGCTGAAATTAGTCACGAACGCACTAGGGCACGAAGAAAAAATTAATAAATTTAGTGTCCTTGTGTCTTAGTGGCATCATGGAGATTGATGAAACCGCAAGTTGTTTTGGATGCTTCGGCACTACTAGTTTATCTTCAGCAAGAAAAAGGATATAAGGAAGTTGAAAACGCTCTAGTTAATGGAGCGGCCATAAGCACCGTAAATCTGGCAGAGGTATATAGGAAAATAGTTTCTGAAGAGTGGGATCTTGAGGAAGTAAGAGCCCTCCTTAAAGCATTGGGATTGATAAT
The window above is part of the Thermodesulfobacteriota bacterium genome. Proteins encoded here:
- a CDS encoding type II toxin-antitoxin system VapC family toxin, with translation MKPQVVLDASALLVYLQQEKGYKEVENALVNGAAISTVNLAEVYRKIVSEEWDLEEVRALLKALGLIILPFDEDEAKISAELYPISKSLGLSLGDRACLSLGLKRGLPVLTTDKTWSKINLEIDIRVLR